One genomic window of Alphaproteobacteria bacterium includes the following:
- a CDS encoding deaminase, whose protein sequence is NGKQLPTPILITKPEVIHAEINAIAKLAASTESGKGAALFVYPCSPCMECAKLIYAAGILEIYFTEEYHNSDGLYFLKKVGMKVFQIK, encoded by the coding sequence AATGGAAAGCAGCTACCAACCCCAATACTTATAACGAAGCCAGAAGTTATTCATGCGGAAATCAACGCAATCGCAAAGCTTGCGGCCTCCACAGAGTCAGGAAAGGGCGCGGCTCTATTCGTATATCCCTGCTCACCATGCATGGAGTGTGCTAAGCTGATATATGCTGCTGGCATTTTGGAGATATATTTCACAGAAGAATATCATAATAGCGATGGATTATACTTTCTGAAGAAAGTTGGCATGAAGGTTTTCCAAATAAAATGA